The genomic region TGTCTCATACATTTTTGAAAGCTTTAAAACTTGCTACTTTTGCGCCAACACCACACTCCATTGTGGTATGAAACTTAGGAAGAGTATATGGtctcaacaaaaaaaaattaaacaactatTTTTTAATTATCAAAATTTCCTAATATTATTTTACAACACCATTAATGAACAAACATTACCTAGGTGAATGCGTCGCAACAACCTTCATTGTGTGATGCTAATGTCAAAGGTTTAAAaacaaactatttgacatccaaagtgACTTATGAGAAAACCATTCATGTAATCTTCAACTATTCACATGTAATAATTGAATTTTAAATTGGATACATACCTATGGACTCAACAGTATCATGAAAAATAGGTGGGGAATGTGACACAGGTAGTGTACACACTCCAATACTAGattttcatcataatcattatACTAATTTAGTTATTctcatatttgaaaataaaaattaatgagTTACAAAATTAAATTAACTTACAAAGATTTACCTTGGTATTAATGTTTAATGTCTTAGTCAACAAAATTTTTGTCATGACCATATCATTTGTAGCATGTGTCTCATGTGTAGGTGCATGCTAACTACTCTCTAGTTCTTATGTGAAAAGACAGCCACATGATAGATGCAAGTGAAATAGAACTCTTAGGCTAGAAGTTCACCTACACTACCTTGTATTAGATGCCTGAcatattgtataagcttctaactcaATGAGCTAAAGGGGTTTAACACACTCCTTCACAATCGATTTGTCACATGATCCAAAGTTTGGTGAAGGGTCTTGATACTAGGTTGGTTCATGTTTTTTGCCTACTCTATCATGTGAGGAGCCCACATCTGCCTTAGAAATCTAGATACTCAAAGTTGTTTGTGATCTAATTAAGCAAAAACTAATAATAGATTTTCCACAAAATATATTGAGATACCTCATAACTATTGCAAAGAGGTtggtcaaaaaccatccaccatctaatCTAAAAGTTATTTTTTTCCCTTTTCAGTGTCACTAATGGATGGGGAACCTCCTGCATCGAGGATGTAATGGTTGATTCATTTTAGGGTCAGTAACTTgcataattttatttttcttatcttttATTGTACCAAAAATTAATTTGCCCGCTCATTGATCCTACATGGGCCATGATAGATTGTAGAGAATCAAGATATGAGGGTTTCTTAAAGTGGGATGTTTAAGCCTTGTGATCAATTTATTAAGTTATTTTCTATTGTTTTTAATTTTCCCTAATATGTTTTATTGTATGCTTAGGGGATGTCTATGAAATGGAGATGTTTTTTGTGCTTTTTCATTGGGAGGGTCTTGACAAGAAGGTGATAgagtattttcaatatttttaggcagattttgaattcttgaaattaaaaaaattattattttcaaaaaactaattctatttataattttatcaaaattttaCACTAAGAGATAAAAAATCTATACTTCTTTGGCTTCCTCAACATCATGGCAGCATTTTGATGAAAATCTCACAACTCCAAAGGCAAACAATGGCTTCTCCTTGTGTTGAGCGCAAAAAATACATACTTCCTCTCTCTATAAAATTTCTATCCCTCGGAAGCAATTCCAGTAACAGTAGCAATGAAGGTTTCATCAAAACTGAATTCGACCCCATAAATAGCCAACACaccctttttccaccctttgacaaAGCTTTCAATAACTAGGGGAGAGTTACATGAAGTCTCTCTAGATATGGAACCATCCCACTGTCATAGATCACCTCCCAGACCTCCTTATTCttctgccacttatcataggtcATGGGTTCATTCCTATTCTTGTCAGCGCCCATTTTGTTACACGAACTCCAGACAACTACAAACCAGGTGCAAAACCAGAAAAAAGCTAAACCAATAACAGGGCAAATTGAAGTAGCTAGAGCTTCTCAAAGTGTTAATAATTTGAAATACCTTCCCAATGGCGCCCATCCCATCATAATCTCTCAGCATTAAAATAATTTGTAAGGCCAAAGATAGGGGCATCATTTCTTGCCAAGTCGCACAgagtttttggcaagatttccctTCCTCTCCAACATCTAACTGCCTTAATTTCAGCAACTAGGTTGGCAACATGATCCGCCAGTTTATTTCCTTCCCAAAAAACATGTGAAATCTTGAACCCCTCAAGACTGGCAATCATTTGAAGACAATCCTTAATCAGGTTCAAAATAGTCCATCTTGGCTCTGTTCTACCCCTGATGTATTTCACAATGTTGAGCGAGTCACTTTCCAACAAAGCCCATCTAAATACTTCCTTTCTCGCCATGTGTATCCCTATGTAGGCAACCCTGGCCTCCACATAATGGTagctaaaatttattatttatttactaacaactcaaactatttatttatttattaaatatatcatTTGTAGTGCAATTATGGATAACAGttataaagatgatttaaattaaCTAAAAATTTGTAAATGCATACAACATTTTATGTCAATAAGAGTATAAAGTATATCCAGAAAAGTATGAGATAGACTTGCCAAAATCCATATAGATATATAATATCCATAATACACAACATATGCTAAAAAATGTCATATTGGCATTACCAAAAAGCACCCTAGTCTAGTCATTTCCCACTAGAAGGAAATAGATTACGATCTACCTTTTGACTATAGTGAATGGAGATGTGTATGATGCTATCATATTTTGAGTGTTCTCACTATTCCTCCTCTCTAGAATTTCTCGGAGCTCTAGCTGGTAGAATAAAAAGTATAGACATCAAGGTATATTATACATGAAATTGAATTGTACAATGACATATAACAAAATAACCACTTACtccatacaaataatcatgatgtccATCCATAATATGGGTGTGTTCACAATCTAGAGTGGCAAACCCTTGTAACAAGGATCAAGATGGTAAGTAAACTACATGTGAGTATCAATTGAATTTTCAATAATAGATCATTAAAAGAACAATTGAAATTCATTAATTTGTCTCATACATTTTTGAAATCTTTAAAACTTGATACTGCTGCGCCAACAACACACTCCATTGTGGTATGAAAATTAGGAAGAGTATATGGCCTCAAAAATAAAAGTTAAACAACTATTTTTTAATTATCAAAATTGCCTAATATTCTGTTACAACACCATTAATGAATAAACATTACATAAGTGAATGTGTTGCAATAACCTTCATTGTGCGGTGTCAATGTCAAAGATTCAACAACAAATAATTTGACATCCAAAGTGACTTATGAGAAAACCATTCATGTAATCTTCAACTATTCACATGTAATAATTGAATTTTAAATTGGATACATACCTATGGATTTGACAGTATCATGAAAAATAGTGTTTAGTGTCTTAGTAGCAAAGATTTTGTCATGACCATATCCTTTGTAGCATATGTCTAATGTGTAGGTGCATGATAACTACTCTCGAGTTCATATGTGAAAAGAGAGCCACATGATAGACGTATGTGAAATGGAACTCTTGGGATAGAAGTTCACCTACATTACCTTGTATTAGATGCTTGAcatattgtataagcttctaactcaATGAGATAAAGGATTTTAACACACTCCTTCACAATGGAATTGTCACCCTATCCAAAGTTTGGTGAAGGGTCTTGATACTAGGTTGATTCATTTTTTTTTCCTACTCTATCATGTGAGGAGCCCAACATCTACCTTAGAAATCTAGATACTCAAAGTAGTTTGTGATCTAATTAAGGAAAAACTAATAATAGATTTTCCTCAAAATGTATTGAGATACCTCATAACTATTGCAAAGAGGTtggtcaaaaaccatccaccatctaatCCAAAAGTTATTTTTTTCCCTTTTTAGTGTCACTAATGGATAGGGAACCTCTTGCATCCAGTGTGTAATGGTTGATTCATTTCAGGGTCACTAACTTccataattttatttttcttatcttttATTGGACCAAAAGTTAATTTTCCCACTCATTTATCCTACATGGGCCATGATAGATTGTAGAGAATAAATATATGAGGGTTTCTTAAAGTGGGATGTTTAAGCCTTGTGATCAATTTATTAAGTTCTTttctattgtattttaatttttcctaGTACGTTTTATTGTATGCTTAGGGGATGTCTATGAAATGGAGGTGTTTATTGTGCTTGTTCATTGGGAGGGTCTTGACAAGGAGGTGATAgagtattttcaatatttttaggcagattttgaattcttgaaatttaaaaaataaataattaattcaaaaCCCTGATTCTATTTATAATTTTATGAGATTTTGACACTAAGAGATAAAAAATACATACCTGTTTGGCTTCCTCGACATCGTGGCAGCATTTTGATGAAAATATGACCActccaaacaaacaaacaaatgagTTAGGATGGAGAATAATTTGAATGacaatatttttcttatttttatattatgttttaAATTTGGTGAGTGCCTTATTTGATGATCATGAAAAGGTTTGATAGGGGCAACaaaaaaatgacatatttttggtcccccatcttggtgcacatacccccaTGATGTGACTAGTGATCCTTTCACATGTCTAACTAAGACCTGTCcacattcattgaacctagaaacttttcaaaatttaaactaACTTTATATCCTATCAATCCATTTTAAGTTTAACCTCTTAATCCTAATCATTCACATAAAGAGTTTTCCTTAATATTAATCTGAAATGTAGATCCTATCCATTATGTGACACTTATCACATTACTATATCTTTTCTCCTAACCCTAATACTCAATTAATATTTAGAATGGGTGTGTGTTTATTCTTCAAATCTATTTATAAGAAGATGCATTAACCTCATGTAGAAATATAAATAATGCAAAACTTTAAATAATAATTTAcatgaaaaaaaaatttatattaaaaaataatactcCCAAAAAAACCAATAAAACATTTAGCAACAAGAACACTTAAAAAATACTTATAGATAACATGAAATATGAAAATAAATTCTCAAACATTACACTATTCTGCTGAAATATGAAAGTAAatattacattttatttatttaaatgacatAAACACAAATCTCccgttcttttcctttccttgattaTAAGTAATTTGCAGTTGAGTAAATCATTATTTTTCATTGCATTCCTTACATGTTATATTATATTTATGACATACTTAAATCTTATTTAAAAGAAATAATTGACCAAAAAAAACGTTTGTTACCTTTAATTTAGGCTCTTTATGAGGGCATTCCCAAAGGGTGTAGCCTTTGAATCTGGAGGTTAATGTTTAAAAGAACTTTAACAACATCATATAATTCTCCGAATTTCTGAGCACTCTAAACTTGGTGTCAAAGGGTAGAGCTTATACCTTATTTAAAATAGAAGACTTGAAAATGGATTTTCTGCAGGAGCTCCCTCAACAAATATTTCGAGACATCTTATTAAGAGTGCCATACAAATCGCAAGCAAAGATTAAGGAGTTGCTGGAACCTGCTAAAGAAATGATTGAATGCTCCCAGTTTTATCAAGATAGAATTAAGTTTGGGCTGACTAAGAAATATATATGCTTGCTCGATCATGTTGCGATATCTATATACGATCCAGTTGATCAATTAAGTATCATGCGCACTAGCATTCCCGATGATTTTCAAGTTATTCTAGTCCCACGTGATTCTCAGATTTTCTGTTTCAAGCATAAGCTTGTTTTGTGGGGCGTATCTAAGTGGTGCAATATTTCAGTAATTTTGATATACGATTTATTATCTAATACATGGAAGGAAGGTGCTCAAATTCCAATTGCAATATTAGGGAATGGATGTTGTGCCTCACCTGAAGGATCGATCTACATTGCCGGAGGGTATTCTACTTCTTTTCCTTGTCGTATCTCACGTAAAGCAGCAGTATATAAAGTAGATGAAGACGAGTGGGAGCTTCATTCTGACATGCACCAAGAAGTTCGCAGCTGCTTTTATTGAAGAAATGTTGTACGTTATTCATTGTGACAATAGAACTCAAAGATTTGATCCCAACACAAGAGTGTGGACAAGAATAGAAAATTTATCTTTTAACAATCCACGGTACGTCCATGTTATGTTTGGACGACTAATGGCGGTTACAACcaataaaatagagaaatatgaatgggATGGAAATATGTGGAGAATTTTGGAACCCCTAccagaaaaatttgactatgttgAGGCCACAGTGTGGTGCAATCGAATTTTCTTGTGCGGATATAAGACAACCTCTCCTTGGCGTGCAAAATTTTATATGTATAAACGTGGAGCAGCTCTCCCTGACAGGTGGATTTCTCTCGATGAACCCAAATTTTTAGTGGAAACGACTGTCCAATCTGTTGTCACGATAGAAATTTAATATACTGCTGTTTGAAAGAAATACAAAATTGTAACGCAAATGAATTGTTTTATTAATTGAAGAGATTACAAGAACTTTGTGACCATATATGATCAAGGATCAGAGAAATACAGAATTATAACACAAATAAGCAGCTCTCTTTAAAAGGTGGATTTCTGTATGAACAGAAATTTTTAGAAACGACTGTCTAATTTTTAGTAGAAATTTaatgttattattattgttatcaagCACCTAATAGATAATTTCATTCCTGAAAACCAAGGCCTGCAAAACAATTGGTTTGATATTTATTGTCTCATATTTTCAACTCCATAAACTCTTTGTAAGCAGAAAATACCAGTGTTTAAGAAAAGAATTTCAGAAAAAACGTGCTTGCCAAATGCCTAAATCTATAAGTATTTTATGGACTGAATTTTACCTCACTCTTAAAACTCATTCCTACATCTAGCATCACGATAACTTTATAAGCCCTTATTAGCGTTACAATATTGCAGCTAAGTAGACGGAGGACCAAATTGATTTCCAAATTACCCAGATCTATCGTTTAAATTTTCAACAGGGGTTCAGTGCATAATAAACAATCAATATAATCTATCATATAGATGAAAGTGATGCAAATTCGACTTTCATATTAGAAATGATATAAaatctttataaaaataaaaaataaaaaagaattcacCTTTTATTTATATTTCAACCTAATTACAACATCTGTAGAAATTCTTTGCCCTGTAAGTTGTGAGGGATAAGAGAAAGGTAATATATAATGGCCAAAAACAATTGTTTACAGTGCAAGCTATAATAAGATGGCCACACAAAAGCATAGGTTTATTTTATCTAAACCAAAAAGTAAGGTATTATTAGGATTCGAGACTATAAAAATAAAAGAGTTTGGATTTCCGGATTAttcatttttataatattttttttttttttaaagtttgttgtgtaaattatttatatttttaaaatatatagatTGTTTTTAGTATTTGTAGACACAAAAAAACCAACTATGAATCTGCACCTGCAACCACAGAAAAACCAATTGGAAGGAGTGAATAAGATCTACGAAAGCTTGTAGAAGATGCAAGAGGCTCCTCAAATATATTTGCATGAAGAAAACCGCTAATTAAGGGCATGTTTCCATGCGGCTGTTTAGTTTATTTTGGCCGCAGTCGCTGTTCAATAATTTTAGGGATTATTTGTGAAGAAGCATATTTATCTTTGCTACTTATTTGTAAGCAAAACATCTTAACTTTGTATTAATTGCATTAATACTAAGCCATCTAGGACTATAAGCTTAAATTTATgtatagggttagggttcaatttagtttacGATTCAATTAGTTTAATACTTCACATTTAATTTCGTTTAGTATTAGGgttaaacatgatttatttagttAGGGTTTATTCTCCTTTATAGTTCAATTTGGTTAAATTTTAGAGTTATGGCTAAGTTTGGTTGAGGATTTGAGTTTAATTTAATTAAGGATTAAGGTTCAATATGGTATATAGTTAAGTTTAAAATTGGTATTTTATTTTAGTGTTTGTCTAGATTTCAAATTGGTTTAGGGTAAAATAAGGTTGAAGCTTAGGGCTCAATTTTACTTAGACTAATGGTTGTGGtcaaatttggtttagggttagtgttGAATTTTGTTTAATATTAGGCTTAAGGTACAATTTTGTTTAGAAGTAGGGTTAGGGTTGAATTTCATTTAGGTTCACTATTCACATTAGTttaatattagggttagggttttttgtGGTTTAGTGTAAGGGTTAAATTTTGTTTACAATTCAATTATTTTTATAGTTggcatttaatttgatttaatattAGTATTCAATATGAATTAAGGTTAGAAATTATTTTGGTTTAGTGCTAGTtttagagttcaatttggtttaagtTTAACATTCAATTTGGTAAAATAAAGTATGGGTTGTAGTGTAATTTGGTTGAGGCTTCAATCAGGTTTACAATTAGCATTCAACTTGGTTTAGTGTTAAAGTTCAATATAGTTTAGCATTAGGATTTGGtttggtttaatgttcaattaggtttagtggTAAGGCTGAATTTTCTTCAAGGTTAGGGTTCACTATGGTTTAAAGTTAGGTTATAattcaatttgatttatttttaggaTTCAATATATTTGAAGTGTAGGGTTTACTTTTAACTTGGTTTGTGTACTCTTTGGGTTCGGGTACAATTATGTTTACAAGTAGGGTTAGGGTTCTGAGATTTGGTTTATTGTTAAGGTTTAATTTGGCTTTTGATTTAGATTTGGTTTTGCTTAGAGTTAGGGTTAACTTTGGTTtagaaatagggttagggtttgttTTTAGTTTATTGTAAGGGTTTAATTTTGGATAATGTTAGAGTTCAATTTATGTATGATACAATTTAGTTTAGtcttaggattagggttcaatttagttaaggatagggttcaattttattTAGTGCTAATATTTGGGAACAATTTCATTTAGGGTTATAGTTCAATTTAGTTTAATGTTCATTTAAGATTAGTGCTCATATCTAGTTACTGTTTATTTAATATTAGGGTTATATCTAATTTTGTGATTAATTAGGATAATGGGTAGGACTTAATTTGGTTTACAGTTAGGGTTAATATTCAATTTGGTTTTTAGGGTtataattcaatttggtttattgtcAGGGTTACAATTTAATTTGGTGTATGATTTTGTTTGGTTTGAATTTGGTCTATTGTGAGATTTGGGTTTCAATTTAGTTTATTATTAGAGTTAGAATTCACTTAGGTTTAGTGTTATAGTTAGGATTTAATTAAGTTCATATTCAAGGctcaatataatataattttagggTTAGGGCTTAATTTGTTGTATGATTGGGGTAAGAACCAATTTGGTCTACTATTGAATTTGGTTAATTATTAGGGTTTATTTTGGGTCTAGTTTTAGTGTTAACTTTAGAGTTCAATTAAATTTAGGGTTAGAGTTCACTTTGGTATAGTGTGAGGGTAAAGATTATAAATAGAATTAGAGTCATGATTGGAATTAAAAGAACAACCCTAATATAATAATGGTTGAGTTTAATGATGCTTAATGTTCTGGGTTACTGTGAGGGTTGAATTTGGTATAATgttagagttcaatttggtttatgatTCAATTAGTTTTATATTTGGCATTTACTTTGGCTTAGTGTTAGTGTTCAATATGATTTAAGGTTAAGGATTATTTTGGTAAGGTTTCCCTTTTTTAAGGATTAGCATTAATTTTGTATATGGTCAACTTTGAATTTTCTTTAGGGTAGAATTTGGCTTAGGCTTAGCATTCCATTTGGTaagtttaggtttagggttcaattcATGTAATGCTTAATTCTTATACTCAATGCTAGTTCTAACACTAaataaaattgaaccctaattctaaatctaattgaacattaaacaaattgaacaataaaacaaaaaatgataaattaaattaaactaaactaaattgaaccctacTAGTAAAGAAAATTCAACCCTAATGAACCCTAATAGTagaaaaaattgaaccctaataaAACTACATTAAATATTATGGGTTAGAgtctaaataatattattaatcaaTAAGTATTACAATTCAACTATGGCTATGGTTAAAGTATAAATttgggttatggttcaatttgatttagtatTAGATgaagtttttaattttattatagttaTAGTTCAATTTGATTTATTGTTAGGGTTATGATTTCATATTAAATTTGTGTTACTATTAAATTTTGTTTAGGGTTTGTGTTGGGTGAAAATGGAATTGGGTAGACTAAAACCTAATTTCATTCCCATTtgcacattggaatacgaaagaaccTAAGGAGATGATTTACTTTAACTTCCTCTTATGAAAGAGAATCAAGCAATATATTTAAGGTTTCTACTCCTTTATTGCTATGAAGAGGAGATGAGCTAAATGTAAACAAATGATAAGCTAAGCTAGGGAGATGAACAAAAGTCATGATATAAACTGAAATAATAGAGAAATATAGAATTGAAACTAAGATATAAACTATAGAATAGAAAATGAAACTTATATGTGCACTTGTCACCAAAAACTAAGCCGAATTGAGATAGACTAGAGTGGTAGGCATTTTGGTCCTTATCACTATATTGATCTAAATCTCTGGAATGTGTAGAATGAAGCTCTAAGATGTAGAAATACCAAAGGATGCCGAAAAATGCAAACAACCAAGGTGTTGGGTGCCTTGGTCGTAGACCAGGGTACTCGACACCCCCATCCGAGAAGTATGAGACCTTGTTCCAAATCTACGCATGTTATTACAATTTATATCTTTACCAGAGTTTGTTGCTCCATCATATTTGTATACCTACACCTATaatttgaaaaatggtgtttgggtggctatatagggtttttctttAGTCAAAGCCCTTGTTTTAGTGATTTCCACATCCACAAATacccaataaagttttgaaatgtGTGTGTATCCTATAATCTCTTGTGCTTACAAGATCCTAATGAGCTAGAATGCAAAATTAGAATTATACCCTATGTTTTGAgataaaccctaaatgaacataatgtaaatgagaatgcttcAAATTACAAATACATTAATGGATCTAATGCATTAATAT from Cryptomeria japonica chromosome 3, Sugi_1.0, whole genome shotgun sequence harbors:
- the LOC131074422 gene encoding uncharacterized protein LOC131074422, with the translated sequence MDFLQELPQQIFRDILLRVPYKSQAKIKELLEPAKEMIECSQFYQDRIKFGLTKKYICLLDHVAISIYDPVDQLSIMRTSIPDDFQVILVPRDSQIFCFKHKLVLWGVSKWCNISVILIYDLLSNTWKEGAQIPIAILGNGCCASPEGSIYIAGGYSTSFPCRISRKAAVYKVDEDEWELHSDMHQEVRSCFY